One Romboutsia sp. 13368 genomic window carries:
- a CDS encoding HAD family hydrolase, translating to VSKLNDELMITKSGTTCFDICRLGGTKKQGINILQEMFNVGYBETMVXGDHMNDLEMMSSAYYS from the coding sequence GTAAGTAAATTAAATGATGAACTTATGATAACCAAATCAGGAACTACTTGTTTTGATATATGTAGATTAGGTGGAACTAAAAAACAAGGAATAAATATACTTCAAGAAATGTTTAATGTWGGATATRATGAGACTATGGTAYTTGGAGATCATATGAATGATTTAGAAATGATGAGTAGTGCTTATTATAGTT
- a CDS encoding M48 family metallopeptidase — translation MYKINFENTIINYSINKKSNVKNITIKVKHPNIVTVVSPKSVNDEFIHDLVVSKSKWILNKINEFKNKESENPPILLVDGDKIPYLGNYYVLNVSKEKDIIKCSLTFNEDKFVAKVPYNISSNEQYIKLRELLINWYLTEGSKLIKERLTIYSKKLNLYPYSITLKEQKTSWGTCSSKGNIYINWKVLLAPLDIIDYVLVHELCHLKYMNHSKEYWSLVSTIFPDYKEKRNYLKENSLKLNI, via the coding sequence TTGTATAAAATCAATTTTGAAAATACTATAATAAATTACTCTATAAATAAAAAGTCAAATGTAAAAAACATAACGATAAAAGTAAAACATCCAAATATAGTTACTGTTGTTTCTCCTAAATCTGTTAATGATGAATTTATACATGATTTAGTCGTATCTAAAAGTAAATGGATTTTAAATAAAATAAATGAGTTTAAAAATAAGGAATCTGAGAATCCTCCTATTTTACTAGTTGATGGAGATAAAATACCCTATCTTGGCAATTACTATGTATTAAATGTATCTAAAGAAAAAGATATAATAAAGTGCTCCCTAACTTTTAATGAAGATAAATTTGTAGCTAAAGTTCCTTACAATATATCTAGTAATGAACAATATATTAAATTAAGAGAACTTCTTATAAATTGGTATCTAACTGAAGGGTCAAAATTAATAAAAGAAAGACTAACTATATATTCAAAAAAGCTAAACTTATACCCTTACTCTATAACTCTAAAAGAGCAAAAAACATCATGGGGTACTTGTTCATCTAAAGGAAACATATATATAAATTGGAAAGTTCTATTGGCTCCTTTAGATATTATAGATTATGTTTTAGTTCATGAACTATGTCATCTTAAATATATGAACCATTCAAAGGAGTATTGGTCACTTGTAAGTACTATATTTCCTGACTATAAGGAAAAAAGAAATTATCTTAAAGAGAATAGCCTAAAACTTAATATATAG
- a CDS encoding pentapeptide repeat-containing protein, whose protein sequence is MIKKIKIQKPKIPISLNDCDDVINEILDYEKLEETLVENTQVYGIENLSVSLNSCVFKNVVFEYCDFRRIDMTDVIFENCDISNINLSYSSLYRAEFINCKLTGCTFNDSTLKSVVFKNCLGRYSNFAYSKFSGVNIEDSDFSFAVFQEIENQTLLLDSNNLTKSVFTGTSLKNVDFTNSNIDGIELRLKDVCGGTFSVEQALDLSKLMGINIK, encoded by the coding sequence ATGATAAAAAAGATAAAAATACAAAAGCCTAAAATACCAATTAGTTTAAATGATTGTGATGATGTAATAAACGAAATATTAGATTATGAAAAATTGGAAGAAACTTTAGTAGAAAATACTCAAGTATATGGAATTGAAAATTTATCTGTGAGTTTAAATTCATGTGTATTTAAGAATGTAGTTTTTGAATACTGTGATTTTAGAAGAATAGATATGACAGATGTAATATTTGAAAATTGTGATATATCAAATATTAATCTATCTTATAGTAGTTTATATAGAGCGGAATTTATAAATTGTAAATTAACAGGATGTACTTTTAATGATTCTACTTTAAAAAGTGTAGTATTTAAGAATTGTTTAGGAAGATATTCAAATTTTGCTTATTCAAAATTTTCAGGTGTAAATATTGAAGACTCAGACTTTAGCTTTGCTGTTTTTCAAGAAATAGAAAATCAAACTCTACTATTAGATTCTAATAATTTAACTAAATCAGTATTTACAGGTACATCTTTAAAAAATGTAGATTTCACAAATAGTAATATAGATGGTATAGAGTTAAGATTAAAAGATGTTTGTGGAGGTACTTTTTCAGTTGAACAAGCGCTAGATTTAAGTAAGTTAATGGGGATTAATATAAAGTAA
- a CDS encoding CPBP family intramembrane glutamic endopeptidase encodes PLFNNNQGLLXLLLNLLSFAFISLLVFFRVKVIEKRSLSYIGFNKNNWLKKYLFGFLIGIIMMSVIVLILLAFGYIAIEKTPIQPVGIYSLSSILVILLGWIIQGSAEEIVTRGWILNVLITKYNIGFGLLISSTLFGVLHLANPNVNYIAIINIILIGVFYGLYVIKTNDLWAVCGMHTAWNFAQGNLFGFEVSGLNVSVGSLIDLNLIGNDFITGGIFGPEAGIVATFVSLVSIVILLFIDKKGYVSNKY; translated from the coding sequence TTCCATTATTTAATAATAATCAAGGCTTACTATYATTATTATTAAATTTACTTTCCTTTGCATTTATATCATTATTAGTGTTTTTTAGAGTAAAAGTTATAGAAAAAAGGAGTCTATCATATATTGGATTTAATAAAAATAATTGGCTAAAAAAATATTTATTTGGATTTTTAATAGGTATAATAATGATGAGTGTTATAGTATTGATACTTTTAGCTTTTGGTTATATAGCTATAGAAAAAACTCCTATTCAACCTGTTGGAATATATTCTCTATCTAGTATATTAGTTATTTTACTTGGATGGATTATACAAGGTTCTGCAGAAGAAATTGTTACTAGAGGATGGATTTTAAATGTTTTAATCACTAAATATAATATAGGATTTGGGTTATTGATATCATCTACATTATTTGGAGTTTTACATTTAGCTAATCCTAATGTAAATTACATAGCTATTATAAATATTATACTGATTGGAGTATTTTATGGCCTTTACGTTATAAAAACTAATGATTTATGGGCTGTTTGTGGAATGCATACTGCTTGGAACTTTGCTCAAGGAAATTTATTTGGATTTGAAGTAAGTGGATTAAATGTTTCTGTTGGAAGTTTAATAGATTTAAATTTAATTGGAAATGACTTTATTACTGGCGGAATATTTGGACCTGAAGCTGGTATTGTAGCTACATTTGTATCATTAGTATCTATTGTAATATTGTTGTTTATTGATAAAAAAGGATATGTCTCAAATAAGTATTAA
- a CDS encoding aminotransferase class V-fold PLP-dependent enzyme, which produces MGIYLDNAATSYPKPEAVAKSVYDFMINNGTSSGRGSYKMAMKSDFLVYETRKLIGDLFNFKNYKNIIFTSNVTESINLALRGILKENDHVVTSSLEHNAVWRCLKTLEKEINISITKVSADEYGYTNPIDVKNSIQKNTKLIVFNHASNVLGTIQPIKEIGEIAKENNILFLVDAAQSAGVLNIDINENNIDLLAFTGHKSLFGPMGTGGLIVNCDYDIKPLKAGGTGGDSKYEYQPDYYPNKLESGTLNVSGIVGLREAIKFINNETIDKIYEKEKLLVAYALKKLKEVKNIKIYGPKNENDIVGVISFNIENISAEEVVYNLDMNYDIMARAGLHCSPNAHELIGTKDIGTVRIGIGYFNEFEDIDKLVFALNDMQNY; this is translated from the coding sequence ATGGGGATTTATTTAGATAATGCAGCAACATCATATCCAAAACCAGAAGCTGTAGCTAAATCTGTATATGATTTTATGATAAATAATGGTACAAGTTCAGGTAGAGGTTCATATAAAATGGCTATGAAATCAGACTTTTTAGTATATGAAACACGAAAATTAATAGGGGATTTATTTAACTTTAAAAATTATAAAAATATAATATTCACATCAAATGTAACAGAATCTATAAATTTAGCATTAAGAGGAATACTTAAAGAAAATGATCACGTGGTTACAAGTAGCTTAGAACATAATGCAGTATGGAGATGCTTAAAAACTTTAGAAAAAGAAATAAATATATCTATAACTAAAGTAAGCGCAGATGAATATGGATATACAAATCCAATTGATGTTAAAAATAGTATACAGAAAAATACAAAGCTTATAGTATTTAATCACGCTTCAAATGTATTAGGAACTATACAGCCAATCAAAGAAATTGGTGAAATAGCAAAAGAAAATAACATATTATTTTTAGTTGATGCAGCTCAAAGTGCAGGGGTTTTAAATATAGATATAAATGAAAATAATATAGATTTATTAGCATTTACAGGTCATAAAAGTTTATTTGGGCCTATGGGAACTGGTGGACTTATAGTAAATTGTGACTATGATATAAAACCACTTAAAGCAGGTGGAACAGGTGGCGATTCAAAATATGAATACCAACCAGACTATTATCCAAATAAATTAGAAAGTGGAACTTTAAATGTAAGTGGTATAGTAGGATTAAGAGAGGCTATAAAGTTTATAAATAATGAGACAATAGATAAAATATATGAAAAAGAAAAACTATTAGTAGCTTATGCACTTAAAAAGTTAAAAGAAGTAAAAAATATTAAAATTTATGGTCCMAAAAATGAAAATGATATTGTAGGAGTTATATCTTTTAATATAGAAAACATTAGTGCAGAAGAAGTAGTTTATAATCTTGATATGAACTATGACATAATGGCAAGAGCAGGACTTCATTGCTCACCAAATGCACATGAGTTGATAGGTACTAAAGATATAGGAACTGTAAGAATTGGGATAGGCTATTTTAATGAGTTTGAAGATATAGATAAATTAGTTTTTGCATTAAATGATATGCAAAATTATTAA